TAAAAAGCTCAAAATCTCTCTCTTCTTTTTTATGCATAAAGAATCTCTTTGGCAATTTTTTGTTTATAGAAGTCTCGAAAACTATCAAAATAGCCCACATCAACTGGTGTTTTAAAAGAATTTTGAAGATATTCTCTTAAATCCTCGCGAAGAAAAAAGTCTTTTTTGGTTGTAACGATAGCCAAATCAATATCACTGTTTTGATGTGCTGTTCCTCTTGCGTAACTACCAAATAGCCCTATTTTAGTGACAGCATATTTTTGGCGCAATTCATCTTTGTGTTCTCGCAAAAAAGTCAAAATCTCTTCTTTTGTCATGGACCACTCTCTTCTTTGGCTTTGATTGATTTTAGCGCACTTTAAATACAGAAAGGCAAGGCCCAAAAGCTTGGGCCTTTTGGATTACTTGACTTCGATGGATTCTTTTAAAGACTCGACGGTTTTTTCGCCGATACCTTTGACGTTGACGAGTTCTTCAACGCTTTTAAAACCACCATTTGCTTCGCGGTAGGTGATGATGGCCGTGGCTTTTTTCTCCCCAATGCCTTTGAGGGTCGCTAACTCTTCCGCGGTTGCGGTGTTGAGATTTACCTTGGCCCAGAGGGCAACTGCCAAAAACAAAAACAACATGATACTTCGTAGCATCATTTCTCCTTTTGGTAAGATAGGGAATAATAACATAAAGTATTATTTTATGTTGCTTAAACGTATTTAAAAATAAAAAAGAGAGAAAGCCTTACTGTTTTTGTTCAGAATGAGGTTGCTTGCTAATAAACCTCATCATGCACGCCAATATCTATGGGGATTATTTCTTTCTCATTGAGAATAAAATCTATGACTATTCTATATTGCATAGTAATAGAAACACTATAATAAACCCCTAATTTTCCTTTTAGTTTGTGCAGTCTTAACGAAGGGTGATAGGGGTCTAATTCAAGTAATTCTATGGTTTTTACATAGCGACTTAGCACGTCGGGGTGTTTTTTGATAAACTTTTTTAGCTTTTTAAAATACTCATCCGTTCGGATGATCTTATAGCGCATCCATCAACTCTTTCACGTGTTCTGAAGCTGTTTGGATTTTGTATCTTCCTTCTTTGACATCTTGCATTGCCTTCATATGCGCAATGTCTAACTCGTGCTCCCTAAAGGCCTTGTACCTTTCTATATCAAGAATCACGTATTTGTTTTTTCCGCGAACATTGACAATAAGTTCGTCGGTCTTTTGAAACATTTTTTCAAACATGGACACGCCGTTCACTTTGACTTCATTTGCTGTGATTATCATAATAGTACCTCCAATAGTACTTTTAATGGTATTTTACTCCAAAGAGGTTTAAAAGAACCAAAATAAAGTAGCGTAGTTGTTACCTTTGACCAACGAAGTAGCCGCTAAAAGCGCTTAGACATAGAAAAATATAGACGGGTTTGCTACTTTCTGCCAACGCCTACACAGCGATAAAGCTAGGATTATAGAGCGAGGGCTTGTTATAGATTAGGGGCGTAACGCCTTGGCGCAAGTAGTAGTGCGAGGGGGTGAGTTCGGGGTTGTACATGTAAATCTCGCCACCCGCTTCTTTTAAGATGGCATGACCTGCAGCGGTGTCCCATTCCATAGTGGGAGCGACGCGCGGGTAGAGGTGTGCTTTTCCTTCGGCAATGAGGCACAATTTGAGCGAACTTCCCCGTTGTTGGACTTCCACTTCTGTAACTTCTGCTTTCAAAGCAGCGATGAAACGCTTGGTCTTGGAAGAAAGGTGCGATTTACTCGCCACCACGATGCAATGGCGCGTGTCAAAAGGCGTTACATGTAAGGCTTCGCGCCCTTGTACGGTCTCTTTAAACGCGCCTTTTCCCTCTTGCGCCCCATAAAGCACATCCCAAACAGGCGCTTGCACCACCCCAAGCACGGGCACACCGTGACGAATGAGGGCGATGTTTACCGTAAAATCGCCCGTTTTTTTAATGAACTCTTTTGTCCCGTCGATGGGGTCCACACACCAGTACTCTTCCCATCCCTGCCGCTCCTCATAAGGCGCGGCTT
The DNA window shown above is from Sulfurospirillum tamanense and carries:
- a CDS encoding nucleotidyltransferase family protein, whose amino-acid sequence is MTKEEILTFLREHKDELRQKYAVTKIGLFGSYARGTAHQNSDIDLAIVTTKKDFFLREDLREYLQNSFKTPVDVGYFDSFRDFYKQKIAKEILYA
- a CDS encoding ComEA family DNA-binding protein — protein: MLRSIMLFLFLAVALWAKVNLNTATAEELATLKGIGEKKATAIITYREANGGFKSVEELVNVKGIGEKTVESLKESIEVK
- a CDS encoding type II toxin-antitoxin system RelE/ParE family toxin, whose protein sequence is MRYKIIRTDEYFKKLKKFIKKHPDVLSRYVKTIELLELDPYHPSLRLHKLKGKLGVYYSVSITMQYRIVIDFILNEKEIIPIDIGVHDEVY
- a CDS encoding prevent-host-death protein, producing the protein MIITANEVKVNGVSMFEKMFQKTDELIVNVRGKNKYVILDIERYKAFREHELDIAHMKAMQDVKEGRYKIQTASEHVKELMDAL
- the cysQ gene encoding 3'(2'),5'-bisphosphate nucleotidase CysQ, producing MLETVVGIAKVAGAEVLKVYGRKVAVTYKADNSPLTEADLLANALICDALNAAYPDIPILSEETKAAPYEERQGWEEYWCVDPIDGTKEFIKKTGDFTVNIALIRHGVPVLGVVQAPVWDVLYGAQEGKGAFKETVQGREALHVTPFDTRHCIVVASKSHLSSKTKRFIAALKAEVTEVEVQQRGSSLKLCLIAEGKAHLYPRVAPTMEWDTAAGHAILKEAGGEIYMYNPELTPSHYYLRQGVTPLIYNKPSLYNPSFIAV